From one Peptoniphilaceae bacterium AMB_02 genomic stretch:
- a CDS encoding DUF4097 family beta strand repeat-containing protein has product MSKEKLLVLNMLKEGKISEEEALRLLEAMGETKDVEEDSENKFKDFEENVVSKITSSLEKLFKKTSETIQNIDLEDFNISFGSSYGRYKSKIEKSQSLEIAEIENPKLKIDNINGKIEIYPWDNSFIDCIAKIYYDEKLLGPDHEFFKLEKVENEISIKPIFHSGGSQPFELNLEVSVPRRYYEALMVKSVNGGVDAGILDLGYLELETTNGKITLNSMTAEKSVIETKNAKVEIIDHNGKSLNITNTNGKVIITGLYVNETEVKTINGSIAVQDISNVASKLATYTTNGSIRVGIGSYVRGVKAQYEKMNKYSTKVVLSDRFTSIVQDGKDVIGYTEGFTEEAEDSLRLFGSTVNGSINVE; this is encoded by the coding sequence ATGAGTAAAGAAAAATTATTGGTTTTAAATATGCTTAAAGAAGGCAAGATTTCAGAGGAAGAAGCATTAAGACTTCTTGAGGCTATGGGCGAAACTAAAGATGTAGAAGAAGACAGCGAGAATAAATTTAAAGACTTCGAAGAAAATGTAGTTAGCAAAATAACCAGTTCATTAGAAAAACTATTTAAAAAGACTTCAGAAACAATCCAGAACATCGATTTAGAAGATTTTAATATCAGTTTTGGTTCAAGTTATGGTAGATATAAGTCCAAAATAGAGAAATCACAATCACTGGAAATTGCGGAAATCGAAAATCCTAAACTTAAAATCGACAATATCAATGGTAAGATTGAGATTTATCCTTGGGATAATAGCTTTATCGATTGTATAGCAAAAATCTATTATGATGAAAAACTGTTGGGACCTGACCATGAATTCTTCAAATTAGAAAAAGTGGAAAATGAAATATCTATTAAACCTATATTTCATTCCGGTGGGTCACAGCCATTTGAACTAAACCTAGAAGTTTCTGTACCTAGAAGATACTACGAAGCATTGATGGTAAAATCGGTTAATGGAGGAGTAGACGCAGGTATACTGGATTTAGGATACCTTGAACTTGAAACGACTAATGGTAAAATAACTCTAAATTCAATGACTGCTGAAAAGTCAGTAATTGAAACTAAAAATGCTAAAGTAGAAATAATCGACCATAATGGCAAGAGCTTAAATATCACCAATACCAACGGTAAAGTTATAATCACAGGTCTTTATGTCAATGAAACCGAAGTTAAGACTATAAATGGCAGCATAGCTGTTCAGGATATCTCAAATGTTGCATCCAAACTTGCGACTTATACTACAAATGGCAGTATAAGGGTTGGAATTGGAAGCTATGTAAGAGGCGTTAAAGCTCAATATGAAAAAATGAATAAATACTCCACAAAAGTAGTGCTATCAGATAGATTTACAAGCATAGTACAGGACGGTAAGGACGTAATAGGTTACACAGAAGGATTTACTGAAGAAGCCGAAGATTCTTTGAGACTGTTCGGATCGACTGTAAACGGCAGTATAAATGTAGAATAA